The Cervus canadensis isolate Bull #8, Minnesota chromosome X, ASM1932006v1, whole genome shotgun sequence genome contains a region encoding:
- the LOC122434700 gene encoding endogenous retrovirus group K member 10 Gag polyprotein-like — translation MPSVVAGLDPDPLPPPPVLSPLQMAMKAAQDQCENLEGYSMIFPVFEDASRRRYHEPLPFKQLKELKKACAQYGPTVPFTLAIIDSLSSQCLPPNDWKAVARACLSGGEYLLWRSEYGEICSSIETRNHRNGLQVSFDMLMGEGAFRDLNQQLNYPEQAYPQINEVALKAWKKLPASNRKTEDLSKIRQGPDEPYQDFITQLLDAVYKIIGDEEAGIIVIKQMSYENANAAFQAALRPYRRKGGLTDYIRICTDIGPSYLQGLSMAASIQGKTIKKILYQQIKNNGGVKKGGPPCSCFSCGQLGHRMAQCPKKNNLDSTKNPDVCPRCKKGRHWARDCRSKMNIEGQPLPPQSGNWVRGQPQAPEQCYGALQTEPQSNVIDPALKAFSEPPQAAQDWTCVPPPTQY, via the exons ATGCCATCTGTTGTAGCAGGTTTAGATCCTGACCCGCTTCCGCCGCCC CCAGTCCTTTCACCACTTCAAATGGCTATGAAGGCAGCCCAAGATCAGTGTGAAAATCTTGAGGGATATTCTATGATCTTCCCTGTTTTTGAAGATGCCAGTCGTCGCAGGTATCAtgagcctctgccttttaaacagCTGAAGGAGCTGAAAAAGGCTTGTGCCCAATACGGACCTACTGTGCCGTTTACTTTAGCTATAATTGACAGTCTATCATCTCAATGTTTGCCCCCAAATGACTGGAAGGCTGTTGCACGGGCCTGTCTCTCAGGAGGTGAATATCTTTTGTGGCGCTCGGAATATGGCGAGATCTGCAGCAGCATTGAAACTCGTAATCACCGTAATGGGCTGCAGGTTAGCTTTGACATGTTAATGGGGGAAGGAGCATTTAGAGATCTTAATCAGCAGTTAAACTATCCTGAACAAGCCTACCCACAGATTAATGAAGTGGCACTAAAAGCGTGGAAAAAACTCCCTGCTTCAAATAGAAAGACTGAAGATTTATCAAAAATTAGGCAAGGACCTGACGAACCTTATCAGGATTTCATCACTCAGTTACTTGATGCTGTGTATAAAATTATTGGAGATGAAGAAGCTGGCATTATTGTAATTAAACAGATGTCATATGAAAACGCAAATGCTGCTTTTCAGGCTGCTTTGAGACCTTATAGAAGAAAGGGGGGGTTAACAGATTATATAAGAATTTGCACTGACATTGGCCCTTCCTATCTTCAGggattgtctatggctgcttctATCCAGGGAAAAACTATCAAGAAAATTTTATATCAACAGATTAAGAACAACGGTGGTGTGAAAAAGGGAGGGCCTCCCTGTAGTTGCTTTTCATGTGGACAACTGGGACATCGTATGGCCCAATgtcctaagaaaaataatttagatagtaCAAAGAATCCTGATGTATGTCCCAGAtgcaaaaaaggaagacattgggcCAGGGACTGTAGATCAAAAATGAATATAGAAGGCCAACCTCTTCCTCCACAgtcgggaaactgggtgaggggccagccccaggccccagaaCAATGTTATGGGGCACTTCAGACCGAGCCTCAGTCAAATGTAATCGACCCAGCATTAAAAGCCTTTTCCGAGCCACCCCAGGCAGCGCAGGATTGGACTTGTGTGCCACCACCCACACAGTATTAA